Proteins from a single region of Anastrepha ludens isolate Willacy chromosome 5, idAnaLude1.1, whole genome shotgun sequence:
- the LOC128864224 gene encoding long-chain fatty acid transport protein 4-like isoform X1 yields the protein MSWLVTVGPALAVTLIAVLVSKVGWRWFYIAAVTSKRDLTALWAYLKLLRLTKKYERENLTIADIFQMQVKQNPNKNAIISDTQKWTFRQLDEFSNRVANLFHAQGFRKGDVVGLLLENRAEFVGIWLGLSKIGVITPLINTNQRGPSLLHSINVAHCKSLIFGEGFTAAMEEVFKDMPSHVTLYQFNDEANKKVIESAKDMTTLLETAEKRKVAATAERANHHDRLVYIYTSGTTGLPKAAVISHARYLFIAAGINYTMGFRQEDVFYTPLPLYHTAGGIMSMGQSLLFGSTVAIRKKFSASGYFADCVKFEATVGQYIGEMARYILATPPSPNDRAHQVRLIFGNGLRPQIWPQFVERFNIPKVGEFYGATEGNANIMNNDSTVGAIGFVSRILPQVYPISILRADSDTGEPIRGPDGLCQLCKPNEPGVFIGKIVKGNSAREFLGYVDEKASAKKIVCDVFRKGDMAFLSGDLLVADERGYLFFKDRTGDTFRWKGENVSTSEVEAQVSNVAGYKDTVVYGVSIPHTEGRAGMAAIYDPNHDVDLELFADKLAKVLPAYARPQFLRFLTKIDMTGTFKLRKVDLQKEGFDPNKIKDTIYYQTPKGRYEVLTPEIFEKINRHEVRF from the exons CGCCCTCTGGGCCTATCTCAAACTCTTACGCCTTACCAAGAAATATGAACGTGAGAATCTCACCATTGCGGACATCTTCCAGATGCAGGTCAAACAGAATCCAAATAAGAATGCAATCATCAGCGACACACAGAAGTGGACTTTCCGCCAGTTGGATGAGTTTTCCAACCGTGTAGCGAATCTATTTCATGCACAAGGCTTCCGTAAAGGCGATGTTGTCGGCTTATTGTTAGAGAATCGTGCCGAATTCGTTGGTATTTGGTTGGGTCTGTCGAAAATTGGCGTAATCACACCACTAATCAATACCAACCAACGTGGTCCATCACTCTTGCATAGCATCAACGTAGCGCATTGCAAGTCATTGATTTTCGGTGAAGGTTTTACCGCCGCCATGGAGGAAGTATTCAAAGATATGCCATCCCATGTGACACTCTATCAATTTAACGATGAAGCCAATAAGAAAGTGATCGAATCCGCGAAGGATATGACTACTTTGCTGGAGACAGCTGAAAAGCGCAAGGTAGCTGCAACGGCGGAGCGTGCCAACCATCATGACCGTCTCGTCTACATTTACACGTCGGGTACGACAGGTTTGCCCAAGGCGGCAGTGATCTCACACGCGCG CTACCTCTTCATTGCGGCTGGCATTAACTACACAATGGGCTTCCGTCAAGAGGACGTATTTTATACACCTCTGCCACTCTACCATACAGCCGGTGGTATCATGAGCATGGGTCAGTCGCTTTTGTTTGGCTCCACCGTTGCTATACGCAAGAAGTTCTCGGCCTCAGGATATTTTGCTGACTGTGTCAAATTCGAAGCCACT GTCGGTCAGTACATCGGTGAGATGGCGCGCTATATACTTGCTACTCCACCATCGCCGAACGATCGTGCACATCAGGTGCGTCTCATTTTCGGCAACGGTTTGCGTCCACAAATTTGGCCTCAATTCGTCGAACGTTTCAATATTCCCAAGGTGGGTGAATTCTATGGCGCTACTGAAGGCAATGCAAATATTATGAATAACGACAGCACTGTTGGTGCGATTGGCTTTGTCTCACGTATCCTACCACAAGTATATCCTATATCGATCTTACGCGCCGATTCCGATACTGGTGAACCCATACGCGGTCCCGACGGGCTGTGCCAACTGTGTAAACCTAACGAACCTGGCGTTTTTATCGGCAAAATTGTTAAGGGCAATTCGGCACGCGAATTCCTCGGCTATGTAGACGAAAAAGCATCGGCGAAGAAAATAGTTTGTGATGTTTTCCGCAAAGGTGACATGGCTTTCCTCTCAGGCGATCTATTGGTTGCCGATGAGCGTGGTTACTTGTTCTTTAAGGATCGCACGGGTGATACATTCCGTTGGAAGGGAGAGAATGTGTCGACCAGCGAGGTGGAGGCTCAGGTTAGCAATGTCGCAGGCTATAAGGATACTGTTGTCTATGGTGTGTCCATACCACACACAGAAGGGCGTGCCGGCATGGCTGCTATTTACGATCCCAATCATGATGTGGATTTGGAATTATTCGCTGACAAGTTGGCGAAGGTATTGCCTGCCTATGCGCGACCTCAATTTCTGCGCTTCCTAACCAAAATCGATATGACCGGTACGTTTAAGTTGCGCAAAGTCGATTTGCAGAAGGAAGGCTTCGATCCAAACAAGATAAAGGATACGATTTACTATCAAACGCCTAAAGGACGCTATGAAGTGCTCACACCtgagatatttgaaaaaatcaacCGTCATGAAGTTCGATTTTAA
- the LOC128864224 gene encoding long-chain fatty acid transport protein 4-like isoform X2 — MQVKQNPNKNAIISDTQKWTFRQLDEFSNRVANLFHAQGFRKGDVVGLLLENRAEFVGIWLGLSKIGVITPLINTNQRGPSLLHSINVAHCKSLIFGEGFTAAMEEVFKDMPSHVTLYQFNDEANKKVIESAKDMTTLLETAEKRKVAATAERANHHDRLVYIYTSGTTGLPKAAVISHARYLFIAAGINYTMGFRQEDVFYTPLPLYHTAGGIMSMGQSLLFGSTVAIRKKFSASGYFADCVKFEATVGQYIGEMARYILATPPSPNDRAHQVRLIFGNGLRPQIWPQFVERFNIPKVGEFYGATEGNANIMNNDSTVGAIGFVSRILPQVYPISILRADSDTGEPIRGPDGLCQLCKPNEPGVFIGKIVKGNSAREFLGYVDEKASAKKIVCDVFRKGDMAFLSGDLLVADERGYLFFKDRTGDTFRWKGENVSTSEVEAQVSNVAGYKDTVVYGVSIPHTEGRAGMAAIYDPNHDVDLELFADKLAKVLPAYARPQFLRFLTKIDMTGTFKLRKVDLQKEGFDPNKIKDTIYYQTPKGRYEVLTPEIFEKINRHEVRF; from the exons ATGCAGGTCAAACAGAATCCAAATAAGAATGCAATCATCAGCGACACACAGAAGTGGACTTTCCGCCAGTTGGATGAGTTTTCCAACCGTGTAGCGAATCTATTTCATGCACAAGGCTTCCGTAAAGGCGATGTTGTCGGCTTATTGTTAGAGAATCGTGCCGAATTCGTTGGTATTTGGTTGGGTCTGTCGAAAATTGGCGTAATCACACCACTAATCAATACCAACCAACGTGGTCCATCACTCTTGCATAGCATCAACGTAGCGCATTGCAAGTCATTGATTTTCGGTGAAGGTTTTACCGCCGCCATGGAGGAAGTATTCAAAGATATGCCATCCCATGTGACACTCTATCAATTTAACGATGAAGCCAATAAGAAAGTGATCGAATCCGCGAAGGATATGACTACTTTGCTGGAGACAGCTGAAAAGCGCAAGGTAGCTGCAACGGCGGAGCGTGCCAACCATCATGACCGTCTCGTCTACATTTACACGTCGGGTACGACAGGTTTGCCCAAGGCGGCAGTGATCTCACACGCGCG CTACCTCTTCATTGCGGCTGGCATTAACTACACAATGGGCTTCCGTCAAGAGGACGTATTTTATACACCTCTGCCACTCTACCATACAGCCGGTGGTATCATGAGCATGGGTCAGTCGCTTTTGTTTGGCTCCACCGTTGCTATACGCAAGAAGTTCTCGGCCTCAGGATATTTTGCTGACTGTGTCAAATTCGAAGCCACT GTCGGTCAGTACATCGGTGAGATGGCGCGCTATATACTTGCTACTCCACCATCGCCGAACGATCGTGCACATCAGGTGCGTCTCATTTTCGGCAACGGTTTGCGTCCACAAATTTGGCCTCAATTCGTCGAACGTTTCAATATTCCCAAGGTGGGTGAATTCTATGGCGCTACTGAAGGCAATGCAAATATTATGAATAACGACAGCACTGTTGGTGCGATTGGCTTTGTCTCACGTATCCTACCACAAGTATATCCTATATCGATCTTACGCGCCGATTCCGATACTGGTGAACCCATACGCGGTCCCGACGGGCTGTGCCAACTGTGTAAACCTAACGAACCTGGCGTTTTTATCGGCAAAATTGTTAAGGGCAATTCGGCACGCGAATTCCTCGGCTATGTAGACGAAAAAGCATCGGCGAAGAAAATAGTTTGTGATGTTTTCCGCAAAGGTGACATGGCTTTCCTCTCAGGCGATCTATTGGTTGCCGATGAGCGTGGTTACTTGTTCTTTAAGGATCGCACGGGTGATACATTCCGTTGGAAGGGAGAGAATGTGTCGACCAGCGAGGTGGAGGCTCAGGTTAGCAATGTCGCAGGCTATAAGGATACTGTTGTCTATGGTGTGTCCATACCACACACAGAAGGGCGTGCCGGCATGGCTGCTATTTACGATCCCAATCATGATGTGGATTTGGAATTATTCGCTGACAAGTTGGCGAAGGTATTGCCTGCCTATGCGCGACCTCAATTTCTGCGCTTCCTAACCAAAATCGATATGACCGGTACGTTTAAGTTGCGCAAAGTCGATTTGCAGAAGGAAGGCTTCGATCCAAACAAGATAAAGGATACGATTTACTATCAAACGCCTAAAGGACGCTATGAAGTGCTCACACCtgagatatttgaaaaaatcaacCGTCATGAAGTTCGATTTTAA